The following coding sequences are from one Microtus pennsylvanicus isolate mMicPen1 chromosome 1, mMicPen1.hap1, whole genome shotgun sequence window:
- the LOC142835060 gene encoding olfactory receptor 1165-like produces the protein MHCLIFSNRIQMHHSTNQSTGVLFVFLGFSEYPHLQVPLFLVFLIIYTITVLENLGMILVIRINAKLHTPMYFFLSHLSFIDLCYTTVIAPKLLDLLITTDRTMSLKGCIIQFYFGCACVVAQTFMLAVMAYDRFVAICNPLLYTVAMSRRLCSLLVTITYLWGGLCATTLTYFLLALSYCRSTTINHFCCEYSAILSASCSDSSFSQLACLLVCMFNEICSLLIIIVSYIVIFVTVIKIPTKGALQKALSTCAPHLTAISFCHGIILLLYCVLKSKSSLLLVKIVTVFYSMVIPMLNPLIYSLRNKDVKETVRKLIHVKILSPS, from the coding sequence ATGCATTGTCTGATATTCTCCAATAGGATCCAAATGCATCACTCAACAAATCAGAGTACTGGAGTCTTATTTGTCTTCTTGGGATTCTCAGAGTATCCACACTTACAAGTGCCTTTGTTCCTGGTGTTTTTGATCATATACACCATCACCGTTTTGGAAAATCTGGGTATGATTTTGGTCATCAGGATCAATGCCAAACTCCATactcccatgtactttttcctcaGTCATTTATCCTTCATTGATCTTTGTTACACCACAGTGATTGCACCAAAACTCTTAGACCTTTTGATAACGACAGACAGAACTATGTCCTTAAAAGGATGCATAATCCAGTTTTACTTTGGCTGTGCTTGTGTGGTTGCCCAAACCTTCATGTTAGCAGTGATGGCCTATGATCGCTTTGTAGCCATTTGTAACCCTCTGCTCTATACTGTGGCTATGTCTCGTAGGCTCTGTAGTCTCCTTGTAACCATAACTTACCTCTGGGGTGGGCTCTGTGCTACCACACTGACATATTTTCTTCTGGCATTATCTTACTGTCGATCTACAACCATTAACCACTTTTGTTGTGAGTACTCCGCCATCCTCTCAGCCTCCTGTTCTGATTCTTCCTTCAGCCAGTTGGCATGCTTATTAGTTTGTATGTTCAATGAGATTTGTAGTCTCCTAATCATCATTGTCTCCTATATTGTTATCTTTGTCACTGTCATCAAGATTCCTACTAAAGGAGCACTCCAAAAAGCCTTGTCTACCTGTGCACCCCACCTGACTGCTATCTCCTTCTGCCATGGTATCATTCTACTTCTTTACTGTGTGCTCAAGTCAAAGAGCTCACTGCTTCTTGTTAAAATAGTCACTGTGTTTTATAGCATGGTCATCCCTATGCTCAATCCTCTTATTTACAGTCTAAGAAATAAGGATGTTAAGGAAACTGTGAGAAAGTTAATCCATGTAAAAATCCTTTCTCCCTCATAG
- the LOC142842715 gene encoding olfactory receptor 5D13-like yields the protein MNTSNFSALWDQENQTTSVTFILLGFSEYPDLQAPLFLLFLTIYSVTVLGNLGMIAIIRVNTKLRNTPMYFFLAHLSFVDFCYSTVVTPKLLENLILEDRTISFAGCIMQFFFACTFVVTETYMLAVMAYDRFVAVRNPLCYTVAMSPKLCSFLVGASYSWGLICSTTLTYFLLRLSFQGVNILNNFVCEHAAIVAVSHSDPYISQEIISVSATFNEITSLVIILTSYIFIFITVMKMPSTGGRRKAFSTCASHLTAIIIFHGTILFLYCVPNTKSSWLMVKVASVFYTVFIPMLNPLIYSLRNKDVKETVRKLISKNI from the exons ATGAATACATCAAACTTTTCTGCGTTGTG GGACCAAGAAAACCAGACTACTTCAGTGACCTTCATCCTTTTGGGCTTCTCAGAATACCCGGACCTCCAGGCGCCcctgttcctcctcttcctgacCATATACTCAGTCACTGTACTGGGAAACCTGGGCATGATTGCCATCATCAGGGTCAACACAAAGCTTCGCAATAcccccatgtactttttccttgCTCACCTGTCCTTCGTGGACTTCTGTTACTCCACTGTTGTGACACCCAAACTGTTAGAGAACTTGATTTTAGAGGACAGAACCATCTCCTTCGCAGGCTGCATCATGCAGTTCTTCTTTGCATGTACATTTGTGGTGACAGAAACCTACATGTTGGCAGTGATGGCCTACGACCGGTTTGTTGCAGTGCGTAATCCTCTTTGCTACACAGTTGCCATGTCCCCCAAACTGTGTTCCTTTTTAGTGGGCGCCTCATACTCTTGGGGTCTAATATGTTCCACAACACTTACTTACTTTTTGCTGAGATTATCCTTTCAAggagttaatattttaaataactttgtgtgtgagcatgctgcTATTGTGGCTGTTTCCCATTCTGACCCTTACATTAGCCAGGAGATTATTTCTGTCTCTGCTACATTTAATGAAATAACTAGCCTGGTCATCATTCTCACGTCCTATATTTTCATCTTCATCACTGTCATGAAGATGCCTTCCACTGGGGGCCGTAGAAAAGCCTTCTCTACGTGTGCCTCTCATCTGACTGCCATAATTATTTTCCATGGAACAATTCTTTTTCTCTACTGTGTACCAAACACAAAGAGCTCATGGCTCATGGTCAAAGTGGCCTCAGTGTTCTATACTGTCTTCATCCCCATGTTAAATCCCCTGATCTATAGTCTCAGAAATAAAGACGTCAAAGAGACCGTCAGGAAGTTGATCAGTAAAAACATATAA